ATACGCGCAAAGGCGATCAGCGTTTGCAGCGCGGCAGTGGCATAGCCCTTACCCGTCACCTTCTCAGCCAGCCAGTAACCCAGTCCGTACTTTGGGGGATTCGCCGGAACCAGATCTATCCGCCCGATGAGCTCCCCTCTCAAAAGCAGGCCGAAGCGCAGATTGCCGTGGTCGTCACCAAGGTCGTCCTCAAGTTCTTTATGGGACATAGC
This portion of the Devosia yakushimensis genome encodes:
- a CDS encoding GNAT family N-acetyltransferase, whose product is AMSHKELEDDLGDDHGNLRFGLLLRGELIGRIDLVPANPPKYGLGYWLAEKVTGKGYATAALQTLIAFARMDLRATDIYAGVTHGNRRSVTLLERVGFLPVADFNSYRRFHLRLA